In Arthrobacter ramosus, one DNA window encodes the following:
- a CDS encoding DsbA family protein, producing MSPANEPRLSKAERTAQAREKAREIREAQLKKDKRNKLLIGWGIVVAVVAILAVIALVFTQNIVNNAPIADQGPTPANANVHGGVTLLKGTDVTKVAAGTVSLASLPSAPATAPATVTAPGAEAEAGKPVKVVAYIDFICPICKNFETTYSQQLTQLRNDGKITLEYRPFGFLDASSSTNYSSRAANAAACVANTSPDKYSALVDLLYAQQPAEGSPGISDNDLKKLATQAGSANIDSCIDNKTYRPFIKVVTQEAKNIGISGTPTVFVDGQQWDNKTDFMTVLNAAIAAKK from the coding sequence ATGAGCCCCGCAAACGAACCACGCCTGTCCAAGGCAGAGCGCACCGCCCAGGCCCGCGAAAAGGCCCGCGAGATCCGCGAAGCTCAGCTGAAGAAAGACAAGCGCAACAAGTTGCTCATCGGATGGGGCATTGTGGTTGCCGTCGTGGCGATCCTCGCGGTCATTGCCCTCGTGTTCACCCAGAACATTGTGAACAACGCCCCGATTGCCGATCAGGGCCCGACGCCGGCGAACGCCAACGTGCACGGCGGCGTGACGCTGCTGAAGGGCACCGATGTGACGAAGGTGGCCGCCGGCACCGTTAGCCTCGCGTCCCTGCCGTCAGCCCCGGCCACCGCGCCCGCCACCGTGACCGCTCCAGGCGCCGAGGCTGAAGCCGGCAAGCCGGTCAAGGTCGTGGCCTACATCGACTTCATCTGCCCTATCTGCAAGAACTTCGAGACCACGTACAGCCAGCAGCTGACCCAGTTGCGCAACGACGGCAAGATCACCCTGGAGTACCGTCCGTTCGGCTTCCTGGACGCCAGCTCCAGCACCAACTACTCCTCCCGCGCCGCCAACGCCGCAGCGTGCGTGGCGAACACGTCACCGGACAAGTACTCGGCGCTCGTGGACCTGCTGTACGCACAGCAGCCCGCCGAGGGCAGCCCGGGCATTTCGGACAACGACCTCAAGAAGTTGGCCACGCAAGCGGGATCGGCCAACATTGACTCCTGCATCGACAACAAGACTTACCGACCGTTCATCAAGGTGGTCACGCAGGAGGCCAAGAATATCGGGATCTCCGGCACGCCCACGGTCTTCGTCGACGGCCAGCAGTGGGATAACAAGACGGACTTCATGACCGTCCTGAATGCGGCTATCGCGGCGAAGAAATAG
- the mobF gene encoding MobF family relaxase, translating to MWSRLRTVSHLAAILLYELRQRAARPPTADTETAMTMSIARLSAQAGLRYLFKTTMMDDVSPTPRDATTYYMKAGAPPGRWLGSGLGGITRARGDPVTETDAKAIFDETVHPDTGAPLGRPHGQPTIAQNTQGQTSTRRPVAGFDLTFSVPKSVSVLWALSPRALQDQILQTHHDAVTATLEWLEESVIHTRSGRNGVARIGTTGAIAAAFDHWESRSGDPQLHTHLVIANRVQRITDGAWVTLDSRTLYKAAVAASEHYNGLLFDSLHRHLGTDISIREPEASTHNPSPQLTGVHDTLIREFSHRSRLIDRETDRLVAAWTEAHDTPPTATTTIKLRQQATLSTRTPKAETIAPLHQLSAQWRARAEATGFDPRLILANTVRRSRTAPYRSSDFTAEWVDAVASLTRERVATKRATWNRWNLLAEAERVCVAIRCHTPADRNSLIDAVATAAETQSVPLNDYRYSVPADAQPDLRLGRRSVFDFHGSRLYTDATTLACEETVMEARNDDGGPAVRPMVAMDELAGYQHHGKFGLHDDQRAAAAQILLSGNRLDAVVGPAGTGKTTALGAVKAAWEAEFGPGSVVGLAPAAASAEVLGRELSMVAENVAKWLYESAGEGASRRAERFFDAERRLTNPVAKSSPQTALLAQKAARLSADQDRWRFHSNQLVVVDEASMVSTLQLAALVEQARDAGAKVLLVGDPGQLDAIDAGGVLGWLDRQGKTARLSTIWRFENAWERDASLKLRAGDVAAISDYAQHQRIRHGTYLDMVGQAYLHWQSDIRAGRSSILIAADNDTVSMLNERAQADRVIQGLVDAEQTALLADALWAGRGDTVIARRNDRTVADSNGDFIRNGTLLDVVRVGRRDGSLVAVRRDTGAIVTLHREYVESALELGYATTAHRSQGITVDTGHTVVTQGRLTRELLYVSMTRGRGGNYAYVGENDPTDHEPLDPSLQPQWQEILAEVLAAEGAERTAHEVRDAEPSSADSLERLSAEYDYLAQIAAAEDLTRFIKARAPEIDELLRQSPSWGAAVASWRRATAASRPGAQRIVTAALETSGGAKDVAAVLHARLVDFSSRIPAGDRAVIPEPLHTNRPDLADMVNQVTHKIRQRAKQVASAALTQDTEWKRKLLQTLPPNVTATDTARLVARVAIYRDRWGIDDSPLPLGPAPADHDWEQSSQYEHLKRVADRASSQANRQQQPGPWLEDSISPQISPITVGWQL from the coding sequence ATGTGGTCAAGACTTCGAACAGTCTCGCACCTCGCAGCGATTCTGCTCTACGAGCTGCGGCAACGGGCAGCGAGACCGCCGACGGCGGACACGGAGACGGCCATGACCATGTCCATCGCCAGGCTCTCCGCGCAGGCGGGTCTGAGGTACCTGTTCAAGACCACGATGATGGATGACGTCTCGCCCACTCCCCGAGACGCCACCACTTACTACATGAAAGCCGGGGCACCACCAGGACGCTGGCTCGGTAGCGGCCTGGGCGGCATCACCCGAGCCCGCGGCGACCCAGTCACCGAAACCGATGCCAAAGCCATCTTCGACGAAACCGTCCATCCGGACACCGGCGCTCCCCTGGGCCGCCCGCACGGCCAACCCACCATCGCCCAAAACACCCAAGGACAAACCAGCACCCGCCGGCCCGTCGCCGGATTCGATCTGACGTTCAGCGTCCCCAAATCAGTCTCCGTGCTCTGGGCGCTGAGCCCCCGGGCCCTCCAAGACCAGATCCTTCAAACCCACCACGACGCCGTCACCGCCACCCTGGAATGGCTGGAAGAGTCCGTCATCCACACAAGATCCGGACGCAATGGCGTTGCCCGCATCGGCACCACGGGAGCCATCGCCGCCGCCTTCGACCACTGGGAGTCACGTTCAGGGGACCCGCAGCTGCACACGCACCTGGTCATCGCCAACCGCGTCCAGCGGATCACCGACGGCGCCTGGGTCACCCTCGACTCAAGGACGCTCTACAAGGCCGCGGTTGCCGCCAGCGAACACTACAACGGTCTGCTCTTCGACTCCCTCCACCGCCACCTCGGGACCGACATCAGCATCCGGGAGCCCGAGGCCAGCACCCACAACCCCAGCCCGCAGCTCACCGGGGTCCACGACACATTGATCCGCGAATTCTCCCACCGCTCCCGCCTCATCGATCGAGAAACCGACCGCCTGGTAGCCGCATGGACCGAGGCCCACGACACTCCCCCAACGGCGACCACCACCATCAAGCTCCGCCAGCAAGCAACTCTCTCCACACGAACCCCCAAAGCCGAGACCATCGCGCCCCTGCACCAACTCTCCGCACAGTGGCGGGCACGCGCCGAAGCCACGGGCTTCGACCCCCGACTCATACTGGCCAACACCGTCCGGAGGTCACGGACTGCCCCTTACCGCTCGTCAGACTTCACCGCCGAGTGGGTGGACGCCGTCGCGTCGCTCACCCGGGAGCGGGTCGCCACCAAGCGCGCCACCTGGAACCGTTGGAACCTCCTCGCCGAGGCCGAACGGGTCTGCGTCGCGATCCGCTGCCACACACCGGCGGACCGGAACTCCCTGATCGACGCCGTCGCCACCGCCGCCGAAACCCAATCAGTCCCCCTGAACGATTACCGGTACAGCGTCCCCGCGGACGCGCAGCCCGATCTGCGTCTCGGCAGGCGGAGCGTCTTCGACTTCCACGGGTCCCGCCTCTACACCGACGCCACCACCCTCGCGTGCGAGGAGACCGTCATGGAAGCAAGGAACGACGACGGCGGCCCAGCCGTCCGGCCAATGGTCGCCATGGATGAACTCGCCGGCTACCAGCACCACGGCAAATTCGGGCTGCACGACGACCAGCGGGCCGCCGCTGCACAGATCCTGCTAAGCGGAAACCGGCTCGACGCCGTCGTCGGACCCGCCGGAACGGGTAAGACCACCGCCCTCGGCGCGGTCAAGGCAGCCTGGGAAGCAGAGTTCGGTCCCGGCAGCGTAGTCGGATTGGCGCCCGCGGCGGCGAGCGCCGAGGTTCTCGGGCGGGAACTGTCCATGGTCGCGGAGAATGTCGCCAAGTGGCTGTACGAGTCCGCCGGTGAGGGGGCCAGTCGCCGGGCTGAGCGGTTCTTCGATGCAGAGCGGCGGCTCACCAATCCTGTGGCTAAGTCAAGCCCGCAGACCGCTCTGCTCGCACAGAAAGCCGCTCGGCTCTCCGCCGATCAGGACCGGTGGCGGTTCCATTCGAACCAGCTGGTTGTCGTCGACGAGGCCTCGATGGTGTCGACCCTTCAGCTCGCCGCGCTTGTGGAACAGGCCCGGGACGCCGGAGCAAAGGTCCTGTTGGTGGGTGATCCGGGGCAGCTGGATGCCATCGACGCCGGCGGTGTCCTGGGCTGGCTGGACCGCCAGGGCAAGACCGCCCGGTTGAGCACCATCTGGCGCTTCGAGAACGCCTGGGAACGGGATGCCTCGTTGAAGCTCCGTGCCGGGGACGTCGCAGCCATCAGCGACTATGCCCAGCACCAGAGGATCAGGCACGGAACCTATCTGGACATGGTCGGTCAGGCATATCTGCACTGGCAGTCCGACATCCGTGCGGGAAGGTCGTCCATCCTGATTGCCGCCGACAACGACACCGTCAGCATGCTCAACGAACGCGCCCAGGCGGACCGCGTGATCCAGGGTCTTGTAGACGCCGAACAGACAGCACTCCTGGCGGACGCGCTGTGGGCCGGGCGCGGTGACACGGTCATCGCTCGCCGCAACGACCGCACCGTTGCCGACAGCAACGGTGACTTCATCCGCAACGGCACTCTGCTCGACGTCGTGCGTGTCGGCAGGCGCGACGGCTCGCTGGTGGCGGTCCGGAGGGACACCGGTGCCATCGTCACACTGCACCGCGAGTATGTCGAGTCGGCCCTGGAACTGGGATACGCGACCACTGCCCACCGCTCCCAAGGAATCACGGTCGACACCGGCCACACCGTCGTCACCCAAGGACGTCTCACCCGCGAGCTTCTCTACGTCAGCATGACGCGCGGACGCGGCGGCAATTACGCGTACGTCGGCGAAAACGACCCCACCGACCACGAACCGCTGGACCCCTCCCTGCAACCGCAATGGCAGGAGATCCTCGCCGAAGTGCTCGCGGCAGAAGGCGCCGAACGCACCGCCCACGAAGTCCGCGACGCCGAACCGTCCAGCGCCGACAGCCTGGAACGGCTCAGCGCCGAATACGACTACCTCGCCCAGATCGCAGCCGCCGAAGACCTGACAAGGTTCATCAAGGCGCGCGCTCCGGAGATTGATGAGTTGTTGCGACAATCCCCCTCGTGGGGCGCGGCCGTCGCATCCTGGCGCCGAGCGACCGCGGCCAGCCGGCCCGGGGCTCAGCGGATTGTCACGGCCGCTTTGGAAACAAGCGGCGGTGCAAAGGACGTCGCAGCGGTTCTGCACGCCCGGCTCGTCGACTTCTCATCCCGCATACCGGCCGGCGACCGTGCCGTCATCCCCGAACCACTTCATACCAACCGGCCCGACCTCGCTGACATGGTCAACCAAGTAACCCATAAGATCAGGCAGCGGGCCAAGCAAGTCGCGTCGGCCGCTTTGACGCAGGACACTGAATGGAAACGAAAACTCCTCCAAACGCTCCCGCCGAACGTGACGGCGACAGACACCGCCCGCCTGGTCGCCAGGGTTGCCATCTATAGGGACCGCTGGGGTATCGACGACTCACCCCTCCCTCTGGGACCTGCACCGGCAGACCACGATTGGGAACAGTCATCGCAGTACGAACACCTCAAGCGCGTTGCCGACCGGGCTTCGTCCCAAGCCAACCGGCAACAACAACCCGGTCCATGGCTGGAAGATTCGATCTCCCCACAGATCAGCCCCATTACTGTCGGTTGGCAGCTCTGA
- a CDS encoding HAD family hydrolase yields MAVFFFDGDQGLWDFQAMMRRALAATIGELRRLRPGTGGDMSVEAFLTDREVVAERLRGRVTNLEHVRFEAFRQSLARLRLRDDELAAYLNEFYLQRRFADVMFYNDVLPVLAELRRNHHVALLSNGNSYPKRLGLKDYFQAAVLSQEHGVEKPDCRIFDIASDLLPGEPRIMVGDSLANDIAEAQAAGWTGVWLNREGAPSPKAVPDLTIRSLRELLPIAKAL; encoded by the coding sequence GTGGCAGTCTTCTTCTTTGATGGTGACCAGGGGCTGTGGGATTTCCAGGCGATGATGCGGCGGGCACTGGCAGCGACGATCGGCGAGCTCCGCAGGCTTCGGCCCGGGACCGGAGGAGACATGAGTGTCGAGGCGTTCCTCACCGACAGGGAGGTCGTCGCGGAACGGTTGCGGGGCCGCGTGACCAACCTCGAGCACGTGCGGTTCGAGGCCTTCAGGCAGAGCCTCGCCCGCCTGCGATTGCGGGACGACGAGCTAGCGGCCTATCTCAACGAGTTTTACCTGCAGCGTCGCTTTGCGGATGTGATGTTCTACAACGACGTCCTGCCAGTGCTGGCAGAGCTGCGACGAAACCACCATGTCGCCCTCTTGTCCAACGGTAACTCCTACCCGAAACGCCTCGGCCTGAAGGATTACTTCCAGGCCGCCGTCCTTTCACAGGAGCACGGCGTCGAAAAACCAGATTGCCGGATCTTCGACATCGCTTCGGACCTGTTGCCCGGGGAACCGCGGATCATGGTCGGCGACTCACTGGCCAATGACATTGCAGAAGCCCAAGCCGCAGGTTGGACCGGGGTCTGGCTCAACAGGGAAGGCGCCCCGAGCCCGAAAGCTGTCCCAGACCTTACGATTCGAAGCCTGCGCGAACTTCTCCCCATAGCGAAGGCCTTGTGA
- a CDS encoding site-specific integrase yields MSRYPLPLGTWGLIRTDRATARSWRARARYRDLDGQTRKIEARGPSAAAARRNLQIKLQKRQTQGNALISATDQIRDLSEVYLAELQRSDKASRTKDKYAFSVKKYILPGIGSVRIGETTPGVVDHFIRNVVDAAGPATARTCGAVLSSMFKIALRHDAVSINPVLGISIPRSRAAKPQALDPEQFLDLRTKLIAWEQGSVLGRTRSQELHQIADVLITTGLRPGELFALSWADVDLHADPPTVHVHATVIRTSTGGVTIQDHPKSEHGFRYVTIPPNLAESLRRRQLRQRSNATGNPLDLVFPSSTGTVCDPNNVGKTWRKAADEIGYSWVTFKTFRKANATLIARTMGAETAAYQAGHSKVSMTRKHYVEEYKEAIDTRAVLGAFDAANGGPGAPGKTGLQI; encoded by the coding sequence ATGAGCAGATACCCACTGCCCCTGGGAACATGGGGTCTCATCCGCACTGACCGGGCAACAGCAAGAAGCTGGCGTGCACGGGCCAGATACCGGGACCTCGACGGGCAAACGCGAAAAATCGAAGCCCGCGGACCATCCGCCGCAGCGGCACGGCGAAATCTCCAAATCAAACTGCAAAAAAGGCAGACCCAAGGCAACGCCCTCATCAGCGCAACAGACCAGATCCGCGACCTCTCAGAGGTCTACCTGGCAGAGCTGCAACGCTCGGACAAGGCATCGCGGACCAAAGACAAGTACGCATTCAGCGTCAAGAAGTACATCCTGCCTGGAATCGGCTCTGTCCGCATTGGAGAGACCACGCCAGGCGTCGTGGATCACTTCATTCGAAATGTTGTCGACGCGGCCGGGCCGGCTACGGCCCGCACTTGCGGGGCCGTGTTGTCGTCGATGTTCAAAATTGCGCTGCGCCACGACGCTGTGAGCATCAATCCGGTCCTAGGAATCTCTATCCCGAGAAGTCGGGCGGCAAAGCCTCAGGCCCTGGATCCGGAACAGTTTCTGGATCTGAGGACCAAGCTCATTGCTTGGGAACAGGGATCGGTGCTTGGCCGCACGAGGTCCCAGGAACTCCACCAAATCGCCGACGTCCTCATCACCACAGGCTTACGCCCAGGCGAACTGTTCGCACTGTCCTGGGCTGATGTCGACCTCCACGCAGACCCGCCGACCGTCCATGTCCACGCCACAGTCATCCGTACTTCCACCGGGGGTGTCACCATTCAAGACCACCCAAAATCCGAGCATGGATTCCGCTACGTGACCATACCGCCAAATCTCGCCGAGTCGCTTCGAAGGCGACAGCTCAGGCAACGCAGCAACGCCACTGGGAATCCCTTGGACTTGGTCTTTCCCTCATCCACAGGAACGGTGTGCGATCCGAACAATGTCGGCAAGACCTGGCGCAAAGCGGCAGACGAAATCGGATACTCGTGGGTGACGTTCAAAACGTTCCGCAAGGCCAACGCGACTCTCATCGCACGGACGATGGGCGCCGAAACGGCCGCCTACCAGGCAGGGCACTCCAAGGTGTCAATGACCCGAAAGCACTACGTCGAGGAATACAAAGAAGCGATCGACACACGGGCCGTGCTCGGCGCCTTCGACGCAGCCAACGGGGGACCAGGAGCGCCTGGCAAGACCGGCCTCCAAATCTGA
- a CDS encoding SMI1/KNR4 family protein: MLVEQIRHWGKAAFGAPAAADAVLACEAQLGYKLPDQLRQLLAETNGIEGEYGLGLLWPTHRIAEDNAYFRNNSDFRRLYMPFAGLVFFADAGNGDQFAVSLTGNHEIYVWNHVDDSRVWVAPTVMRYLEDWMTGTLKV; encoded by the coding sequence ATGCTCGTGGAACAGATTCGGCACTGGGGTAAGGCAGCTTTCGGTGCCCCTGCAGCGGCGGACGCTGTTCTAGCGTGCGAAGCCCAACTAGGGTACAAGCTCCCTGACCAACTTCGGCAACTCCTGGCAGAGACGAATGGCATCGAGGGTGAGTACGGTCTGGGCCTGCTTTGGCCCACGCACCGAATTGCTGAGGACAACGCCTATTTCCGGAATAATTCAGACTTCCGGCGGCTCTATATGCCCTTCGCGGGACTCGTCTTCTTTGCTGACGCTGGCAACGGTGACCAGTTCGCCGTCTCTCTCACCGGAAATCACGAGATCTACGTCTGGAACCACGTGGATGACAGCCGTGTATGGGTCGCACCGACCGTCATGCGCTACCTCGAGGATTGGATGACCGGGACACTCAAGGTCTGA
- a CDS encoding ankyrin repeat domain-containing protein has protein sequence MPSKPSTPRTLGFAVWSDNVALVRELLDAGASVDNYGSDTAADVTPLMESVDELEPFYDASRLVLTRLLLSAGADVATRDNTGRTALHYAVGAGRRAVEVLLAAGSDVDAAGDGGATPLHEAIVRGNVSAIEALSQGGANRSARDHAGRTPADLLSENKDVFTSEELAAVNLLLEST, from the coding sequence ATGCCCTCGAAGCCGAGCACCCCACGCACCTTGGGGTTCGCCGTGTGGAGCGACAACGTCGCCCTTGTCCGCGAACTGCTGGACGCCGGTGCTTCTGTTGACAATTACGGTTCTGACACAGCTGCCGATGTGACGCCGTTGATGGAGTCGGTCGACGAGCTTGAGCCCTTCTATGACGCTTCCAGGCTGGTTCTGACGCGGCTTCTCCTGTCGGCCGGTGCTGATGTAGCTACGCGCGACAACACCGGACGCACTGCCTTGCACTACGCTGTCGGAGCTGGTCGCAGGGCGGTCGAGGTTCTCCTCGCGGCCGGTTCGGATGTAGACGCCGCCGGTGACGGAGGGGCCACACCGCTACACGAAGCGATCGTCCGCGGGAATGTCTCAGCAATCGAAGCCCTCAGTCAGGGTGGCGCGAATCGCAGCGCCCGAGACCACGCAGGTCGCACACCCGCGGACCTGCTGTCCGAGAACAAGGATGTCTTCACATCTGAGGAACTCGCTGCCGTGAATCTTCTGCTTGAGTCCACCTAG
- the otsB gene encoding trehalose-phosphatase, translating to MTPETAATPPLSLPPELLDAVRRIAGTEHLLVAMDFDGTISPIVDHADAARPLQRSAAAFAELAKLPRTTTALISGRALASLRAVASPPEATLLIGSHGAEAWMGPGSAELRLDDAQRELLAEVREVLAGISQEAPGTVLEDKPAGVVLHTRRAADDVAEDAVAAARAVLEGRPGVFLKNGKRVLETSVVHSSKGEAVEFLRQATSASGILFAGDDVTDEDAFARLGTGDVGVKVGLDFTQAEFRVEAPVHVAELLEAVLRERRREVSGDSSHM from the coding sequence ATGACTCCTGAGACAGCAGCCACTCCCCCTCTGAGCCTGCCGCCCGAGCTGCTGGACGCCGTCCGCAGGATCGCGGGTACCGAGCACCTTTTGGTGGCCATGGACTTTGACGGCACCATCTCCCCGATCGTGGACCACGCCGACGCCGCGCGCCCGCTCCAGCGCTCAGCCGCCGCTTTCGCTGAACTCGCCAAACTTCCGAGGACGACGACGGCGCTCATCTCCGGGCGGGCACTGGCCAGCCTGCGGGCGGTCGCCTCGCCTCCCGAGGCGACGCTGCTGATAGGCAGCCATGGCGCGGAGGCCTGGATGGGCCCCGGCTCGGCGGAGCTTCGGCTCGACGACGCCCAAAGGGAGCTCCTCGCCGAAGTCCGCGAGGTCCTGGCCGGAATCTCGCAGGAAGCTCCGGGGACCGTCCTCGAGGACAAGCCCGCCGGCGTCGTGCTCCACACCCGGCGTGCCGCCGATGACGTGGCGGAGGACGCTGTCGCGGCCGCGCGGGCGGTGCTTGAAGGCCGGCCAGGGGTCTTCCTCAAGAACGGCAAGCGGGTCCTTGAGACCTCCGTGGTGCATTCCTCCAAAGGCGAGGCTGTCGAGTTCCTGCGCCAAGCCACCTCCGCCAGCGGGATCCTCTTTGCCGGCGACGACGTGACGGACGAAGACGCGTTTGCCAGGCTTGGCACGGGCGATGTCGGCGTCAAAGTCGGGCTGGATTTCACGCAGGCCGAGTTCCGCGTCGAGGCCCCTGTGCACGTCGCCGAACTCCTGGAGGCGGTCCTTCGCGAACGTCGCCGCGAAGTCTCCGGAGACTCATCTCACATGTGA
- a CDS encoding helix-turn-helix domain-containing protein: MTTTPNRNQPVEVDQQWLTPKEICAQLQIPEQTFYQWRAKHIGPHAYRIGRHLRIRQSDFVAWLSLHAEP, translated from the coding sequence ATGACGACGACGCCAAATCGCAACCAGCCCGTCGAGGTTGACCAACAGTGGCTAACCCCGAAGGAGATCTGCGCACAGCTACAGATCCCCGAACAGACCTTCTACCAGTGGCGGGCCAAGCACATCGGGCCACACGCATACCGCATCGGCAGGCACCTGCGAATCAGGCAAAGCGACTTCGTTGCCTGGCTGTCGCTGCACGCAGAGCCGTAA
- a CDS encoding alpha,alpha-trehalose-phosphate synthase (UDP-forming): MQETASEKIDSEPEGNQAPKARKHDFMVVSNRLPVDRYPSDDGENGEEGWRRSPGGLVTALAPMMTKTDGAWVGWHGAPDEALEPFSHGGMDLIPVDLSTDDVELYYEGFSNATLWPLYHDVIAPPEFHRTWWDSYRRVNRRFADAVIQYADHGATVWVQDYQLQLVPSMLRQARPDLRIGFFNHIPFPPPEIFAQLPWRQAIIEGLLGADLVGFQRPSDAANFMRSARRFIGASVKQQQIHVKGPDGRITHIARAQAFPISIAVDQISELAERPDIIERARQIRQDLGNPKTILLGVDRLDYTKGIPHRLKAFEELLKEGRLTVEDATLIQVASPSRERVRQYRLLREEIEGTVGHINGSYDTMQNTAVRYLHHSYPIEEMVALYLAADVMLVTALRDGMNLVAKEYVTARTNNTGALVLSEFTGAADQLKQALLMNPHDIDGLKNTIMRAVHLPPNESRRRMKSMRKQILDHDVDHWSAEFLSALAEIVVRDDS, from the coding sequence ATGCAAGAAACGGCAAGCGAAAAAATCGACAGCGAGCCCGAAGGCAATCAGGCTCCAAAGGCCCGGAAACACGATTTCATGGTGGTCTCCAACCGCCTTCCGGTGGACCGTTACCCCAGCGATGACGGGGAAAACGGCGAGGAAGGCTGGCGCCGCTCCCCTGGCGGCCTGGTGACTGCCCTCGCGCCGATGATGACCAAGACCGACGGCGCGTGGGTGGGCTGGCACGGCGCCCCGGACGAAGCGTTGGAGCCCTTCAGCCACGGTGGCATGGACCTGATTCCCGTGGACCTCAGCACGGACGATGTCGAGCTCTATTACGAAGGCTTCTCCAACGCCACCCTCTGGCCGCTTTACCACGACGTCATTGCCCCGCCGGAGTTCCACCGAACTTGGTGGGACAGCTACCGCCGGGTCAACCGGCGGTTCGCCGACGCCGTGATCCAATACGCGGACCACGGAGCCACTGTGTGGGTTCAGGACTACCAGCTCCAGCTCGTGCCGAGCATGCTCCGCCAGGCACGCCCGGACCTGCGCATCGGTTTCTTCAACCACATCCCGTTCCCGCCGCCGGAGATCTTCGCCCAATTGCCGTGGCGCCAGGCCATCATCGAAGGCCTGCTCGGCGCTGACCTGGTGGGTTTCCAACGCCCCAGTGACGCGGCAAACTTCATGCGCTCGGCACGCCGCTTCATTGGCGCAAGCGTCAAACAGCAACAGATCCACGTCAAAGGACCGGATGGCCGGATCACCCATATTGCCCGCGCACAGGCGTTCCCGATCTCCATCGCCGTGGATCAGATCAGCGAACTCGCGGAGCGCCCGGACATCATCGAACGTGCCCGGCAGATCCGCCAGGACCTCGGCAACCCCAAAACCATCCTCCTGGGCGTGGACCGCCTTGACTACACCAAGGGCATCCCCCACCGCTTGAAGGCCTTTGAGGAACTCCTTAAGGAAGGACGGCTCACCGTGGAGGACGCCACACTGATCCAGGTGGCGAGCCCCAGCCGCGAGCGCGTGCGGCAGTACAGGCTCCTGCGCGAGGAAATTGAAGGCACCGTGGGCCACATCAACGGCAGCTACGACACGATGCAGAACACCGCCGTTCGCTACCTCCACCACAGCTACCCGATCGAGGAGATGGTGGCCCTGTACCTTGCCGCCGACGTCATGCTGGTGACGGCATTGCGCGACGGCATGAACCTCGTGGCCAAGGAATATGTCACTGCCCGGACCAACAACACGGGCGCCTTGGTCCTCAGTGAGTTCACTGGCGCGGCCGATCAACTCAAGCAAGCGCTCCTCATGAATCCGCACGACATCGACGGGCTCAAGAACACGATCATGAGGGCCGTGCACCTGCCCCCGAACGAATCCCGCCGCCGGATGAAGTCCATGCGCAAGCAAATCCTCGACCACGACGTCGATCATTGGTCCGCCGAATTCCTCTCGGCCCTGGCAGAGATCGTGGTGCGCGATGACTCCTGA